One genomic segment of Mycolicibacterium gilvum includes these proteins:
- a CDS encoding alpha/beta fold hydrolase, whose product MTVVHHRVDTVDGHQVFYREAGDPDAPVIVLLHGFPTSSFMFRNLIPELADRYRVIAPDYLGFGYSDAPTVEDFDYTFDALTDSVAGLLTQLGIRHYAIYVQDYGAPVGWRLALRDPAAITAIITQNGNGYNDGFVAEGWQPAWDYQREQTPETEAALRGILTFETTRMQYTAGVPDPSVVSPDTWHHDFALLSRPGNDRIQLKLFLDYSTNPKIYPALHDYLRASGVPLLAVWGDKDPFFGPDGARAFAKDAVDAEIHLIDGGHFLLESELTRVANLIRDFLERRL is encoded by the coding sequence ATGACTGTTGTGCACCACCGGGTCGACACCGTGGACGGGCATCAGGTGTTCTACCGGGAGGCGGGTGATCCCGATGCCCCGGTCATCGTGTTGCTCCACGGGTTTCCGACCAGCTCCTTCATGTTCCGCAACCTGATCCCCGAACTCGCCGACCGCTACCGCGTCATCGCGCCCGATTACCTGGGCTTCGGGTACTCGGATGCGCCGACGGTCGAGGATTTCGACTACACCTTCGACGCACTGACCGACTCCGTCGCCGGCCTGCTGACGCAGCTCGGCATCCGCCACTATGCGATCTACGTCCAGGACTACGGCGCGCCGGTCGGGTGGCGGCTCGCGTTGCGCGATCCGGCGGCGATCACGGCGATCATCACCCAGAACGGCAACGGCTACAACGACGGCTTCGTCGCCGAGGGCTGGCAGCCGGCCTGGGATTACCAGCGGGAGCAGACGCCGGAGACCGAGGCGGCGCTGCGCGGCATCCTGACCTTCGAGACCACACGGATGCAGTACACCGCCGGGGTGCCCGACCCATCCGTCGTCAGTCCCGACACCTGGCACCACGATTTCGCGCTACTGTCCCGGCCCGGCAACGACAGAATCCAGCTGAAACTCTTTCTCGACTACTCCACCAACCCGAAAATCTATCCCGCGCTGCACGACTATCTGCGGGCGAGCGGGGTTCCGCTGCTTGCGGTGTGGGGTGACAAGGACCCGTTCTTCGGTCCTGACGGCGCGCGGGCGTTCGCCAAAGACGCCGTCGACGCCGAGATTCACCTCATCGACGGAGGTCACTTCCTGCTGGAGAGCGAGCTCACCCGTGTGGCAAACCTGATCCGCGACTTCCTGGAGCGTCGGCTCTGA
- a CDS encoding succinate dehydrogenase iron-sulfur subunit, with product MSAPVLDKQDTPPVPEGAVMVTLKIARFNPESPDDAGWQSFRVPCLPSDRLLNLLHYVKWYLDGTLTFRRSCAHGVCGSDAMRINGVNRLACKVLMRDMLPKNPNKQLTITIEPIRGLPVEKDLVVDMEPFFDAFRAVKPYLITSGNQPTRERIQSQTDRARYDDTTKCILCACCTTSCPVYWSEGSYFGPAAIVNAHRFIFDSRDEAAAERLDILNDIDGVWRCRTTFNCTEACPRGIQVTKAIQEVKRALMFAR from the coding sequence ATGAGCGCGCCTGTTCTGGACAAGCAAGACACTCCCCCCGTGCCCGAGGGCGCGGTGATGGTGACGCTGAAGATCGCCCGGTTCAACCCCGAGTCCCCGGACGACGCCGGCTGGCAGAGCTTCCGGGTGCCGTGCCTGCCGTCGGACCGGCTGCTGAACCTGCTGCACTACGTGAAGTGGTACCTGGACGGCACATTGACGTTCCGCCGGTCGTGCGCGCACGGGGTGTGCGGTTCGGACGCGATGCGGATCAACGGCGTCAACCGGTTGGCGTGCAAGGTGCTGATGCGCGACATGCTGCCGAAGAACCCGAACAAGCAGCTGACCATCACGATCGAGCCGATCCGCGGGCTGCCCGTGGAGAAGGACCTCGTCGTCGACATGGAGCCGTTCTTCGACGCGTTCCGCGCGGTCAAGCCGTACCTGATCACGTCGGGCAATCAGCCGACGCGCGAACGGATTCAGAGCCAGACCGACCGCGCCCGCTACGACGACACCACCAAGTGCATCCTGTGCGCGTGCTGCACCACGTCGTGTCCCGTCTACTGGAGCGAGGGGTCGTACTTCGGTCCCGCGGCGATCGTCAACGCCCACCGGTTCATCTTCGATTCGCGTGACGAAGCCGCCGCCGAACGGCTGGACATCCTCAACGACATCGACGGGGTGTGGCGCTGCCGTACCACGTTCAACTGCACCGAGGCGTGCCCGCGTGGCATCCAGGTGACGAAGGCGATCCAGGAAGTCAAGCGCGCGTTGATGTTCGCCCGCTAG
- the sdhA gene encoding succinate dehydrogenase flavoprotein subunit, whose product MIVEHRYDVVIVGAGGAGMRAAVEAGPRVRTAVLTKLYPTRSHTGAAQGGMCAALANVEEDNWEWHTFDTVKGGDYLADQDAVEIMAKEAIDAVLDLEKMGMPFNRTPEGRIDQRRFGGHTRDHGKAPVRRACYAADRTGHMILQTLYQNCVKHDVEFFNEFYALDITMTETPSGPVATGVVAYELATGDIHVFHAKAIVFATGGSGRMYKTTSNAHTLTGDGLGIIFRKGLPLEDMEFHQFHPTGLAGLGILISEAVRGEGGRLLNGDGERFMERYAPTIVDLAPRDIVARSMVLEVLEGRGAGPNKDYVYIDVRHLGEDVLEAKLPDITEFARTYLGVDPVKELVPVYPTCHYVMGGIPTTVNGQVLSDNTTVVPGLYAAGECACVSVHGANRLGTNSLLDINVFGRRAGIAAANYALGHDFVELPESPAEMVVGWVGDILSEHGNERVADIRGALQQSMDNNAAVFRTEETLKQALTDIHALKERYSRITVQDKGKRYNSDLLEAIELGFLLELAEVTVVGALNRKESRGGHAREDYPNRDDTNYMRHTMAYKEGSDLLSDIRLDYKPVVMTRYEPMERKY is encoded by the coding sequence ATGATTGTTGAACACCGCTACGACGTCGTCATCGTCGGCGCAGGTGGCGCGGGCATGCGTGCCGCCGTGGAGGCCGGACCCCGCGTCCGCACCGCGGTGCTGACCAAGCTGTACCCGACCCGGTCGCACACCGGCGCGGCCCAGGGCGGCATGTGCGCCGCGCTGGCCAACGTCGAAGAGGACAACTGGGAGTGGCACACCTTCGACACCGTCAAGGGCGGCGACTACCTCGCCGACCAGGACGCCGTGGAGATCATGGCCAAAGAGGCCATCGACGCGGTGCTCGACCTGGAGAAGATGGGGATGCCGTTCAACCGCACCCCCGAGGGACGCATCGACCAGCGCCGGTTCGGCGGGCACACCCGCGACCACGGCAAGGCCCCCGTGCGCCGCGCGTGCTACGCCGCCGACCGCACCGGACACATGATCCTGCAGACGCTGTACCAGAACTGCGTCAAGCACGACGTCGAGTTCTTCAACGAGTTCTACGCGCTCGACATCACGATGACCGAGACCCCGTCCGGGCCGGTCGCGACCGGTGTCGTCGCCTATGAGTTGGCGACCGGGGACATTCATGTCTTCCACGCCAAGGCCATCGTGTTCGCCACCGGTGGATCCGGCCGGATGTACAAGACCACGTCGAACGCGCACACGCTGACCGGCGACGGCCTGGGCATCATCTTCCGCAAGGGACTTCCCCTGGAGGACATGGAGTTCCACCAGTTCCACCCGACAGGTCTGGCCGGGCTGGGCATCCTGATCTCCGAGGCCGTGCGCGGCGAGGGCGGTCGTCTGCTCAACGGCGACGGCGAGCGCTTCATGGAGCGCTACGCCCCGACGATCGTCGACCTCGCGCCGCGTGACATCGTCGCGCGCTCGATGGTGCTGGAGGTGCTCGAGGGCCGCGGCGCCGGACCGAACAAGGACTACGTCTACATCGACGTGCGCCACCTCGGCGAGGACGTGCTGGAGGCCAAGCTTCCCGACATCACCGAGTTCGCCCGCACCTATCTCGGCGTGGACCCCGTCAAGGAACTCGTGCCCGTCTACCCGACATGCCACTACGTCATGGGCGGCATCCCGACGACGGTCAACGGCCAGGTGCTCTCGGACAACACCACCGTGGTGCCGGGCCTCTACGCCGCCGGCGAGTGCGCGTGCGTGTCGGTGCACGGAGCCAACCGGCTGGGCACCAACTCGCTGCTCGACATCAACGTCTTCGGCCGTCGCGCCGGCATCGCCGCCGCGAACTACGCACTGGGACATGACTTCGTCGAGCTGCCGGAGAGCCCCGCCGAGATGGTGGTCGGCTGGGTCGGCGACATCCTCTCCGAGCACGGCAACGAGCGCGTCGCCGACATCCGGGGCGCACTGCAGCAGTCGATGGACAACAACGCCGCGGTGTTCCGCACCGAGGAGACGCTGAAGCAGGCGCTGACCGACATTCACGCACTCAAGGAGCGCTACTCGCGAATCACGGTGCAGGACAAGGGCAAGCGATACAACAGCGACCTGCTCGAGGCCATCGAGCTGGGCTTCCTGCTCGAGCTCGCCGAGGTCACCGTCGTCGGTGCGTTGAACCGCAAGGAGTCTCGCGGCGGACATGCCCGCGAGGACTACCCGAACCGCGACGACACCAACTACATGCGCCACACCATGGCCTACAAAGAAGGTTCGGACCTTCTGAGTGACATCCGCCTGGATTACAAACCCGTCGTGATGACGCGTTACGAGCCGATGGAACGGAAGTACTGA
- a CDS encoding succinate dehydrogenase hydrophobic membrane anchor subunit: MQRSFDRPAGLDNPRAPRRAGGMPNFEKYTWLFMRFSGIVLMFLALGHLFIMLMWENGVYRIDFNYVAQRWSSPFWQTWDLLLLWLAQLHGGNGMRTIIADYTRKDSTKFWLNTLLALSMAFTLVLGTYVLLTFDASIS, translated from the coding sequence ATGCAGCGCAGCTTCGACCGCCCCGCCGGGCTGGACAACCCGCGCGCGCCGCGCCGCGCCGGCGGGATGCCGAACTTCGAGAAGTACACCTGGCTGTTCATGCGGTTCTCGGGCATCGTGCTCATGTTTCTCGCCCTGGGCCACCTCTTCATCATGTTGATGTGGGAGAACGGTGTGTACCGCATCGACTTCAACTACGTCGCGCAGCGCTGGTCGTCGCCGTTCTGGCAGACCTGGGACCTGCTGCTGCTGTGGCTGGCCCAGCTGCACGGCGGCAACGGGATGCGCACGATCATCGCCGACTACACGCGCAAGGACTCGACGAAGTTCTGGCTCAATACTCTGCTCGCGCTGTCGATGGCGTTCACGCTGGTCCTGGGGACGTACGTGCTGCTGACGTTCGACGCGTCGATTTCCTGA
- the sdhC gene encoding succinate dehydrogenase, cytochrome b556 subunit → MSTATSADTDLPEPRSKPTRRRTFYRGDPGMWSWLLHRISGATIFFFLFVHVLDTALVRVSPQAYNEVIETYKTPIVGLMEIGLVAAVLYHALNGIRIILIDFWSEGPRHQRKMLWIIAGIFIVLFTAGLGVIGMHMAERFL, encoded by the coding sequence ATGAGTACGGCGACATCAGCCGATACCGATTTGCCGGAGCCGCGATCTAAGCCGACGCGGCGCCGCACGTTCTACCGCGGCGACCCGGGCATGTGGTCCTGGCTGCTGCACCGCATCTCCGGTGCGACGATCTTCTTCTTCCTGTTCGTCCATGTGCTCGACACCGCGCTGGTGCGGGTCAGCCCGCAGGCCTACAACGAGGTCATCGAGACCTACAAGACCCCGATCGTCGGGCTCATGGAGATCGGCCTCGTCGCGGCGGTGCTCTACCACGCTCTCAACGGGATCCGGATCATCCTCATCGACTTCTGGTCCGAGGGTCCGCGTCACCAGCGCAAGATGCTGTGGATCATCGCCGGCATCTTCATCGTCCTGTTCACCGCGGGCCTGGGCGTGATCGGCATGCACATGGCGGAGAGGTTCTTGTGA
- a CDS encoding cytidine deaminase has translation MTSDIDWNLLRRKAIDVSQHAYAPYSGFRVGAAALVDDHRMVAGCNVENVSYGVGLCAECAVVCALHSSGGGRLVALTCVGPDGEVLMPCGRCRQVLFEHGGGDLLIDHPLGPKPLGELLPDAFGPADLDRRPYPVEETP, from the coding sequence ATGACCAGCGATATCGATTGGAATCTACTGCGCCGCAAGGCGATTGACGTATCTCAGCACGCATACGCGCCGTACTCGGGGTTCCGCGTCGGCGCTGCGGCCCTCGTCGACGACCATCGGATGGTGGCCGGCTGCAATGTGGAAAATGTCTCATATGGCGTAGGTCTCTGTGCCGAGTGCGCAGTGGTGTGCGCCCTACATTCCAGCGGCGGCGGACGCCTCGTCGCACTGACGTGTGTGGGTCCCGACGGGGAGGTTCTGATGCCCTGCGGCCGCTGCCGGCAGGTCCTCTTCGAGCACGGCGGTGGCGACCTCCTGATCGATCATCCGCTGGGTCCGAAGCCGCTCGGTGAGCTGCTGCCCGACGCGTTCGGACCGGCTGATCTCGACCGGCGGCCCTACCCGGTCGAGGAGACGCCGTGA
- a CDS encoding thymidine phosphorylase, whose product MSFDAAGPISHLDAPSVIRTKRDGGTLSDEAIDWVIDAYTRGEVAEAQMSALLMAIFLRGMTGHEIARWTAAMIASGERLDFSDLRRDGKPLALVDKHSTGGVGDKITIPLVPVVMACGGAVPQAAGRGLGHTGGTLDKLESIPGFTAEITKSQIRQQLCDLGAAIFAAGELAPADRKIYALRDVTATTESLPLIASSVMSKKIAEGTKALVLDSKVGSGAFLDSEAESRELARTMVELGVEHGVQTRALLTDMQTPLGRTVGNAVEVVESLEVLAGGGPDDVVELTLALAREMCDVAGLDGVDPAQTLRDGTAMDRFRDLVAAQGGDVGSLDAAMLPLGQHTETISAPRSGTMGDIDAMAVGLAVWRLGAGRSVPGEQVQFGAGMRIHRKPGEAVAAGEPLFTLYTETPHRLAAAASELDGAWSVGDHAPPTRPLIIDRISM is encoded by the coding sequence GTGAGCTTCGACGCCGCCGGCCCCATCTCGCATCTCGATGCTCCGTCGGTGATCCGGACGAAGCGCGACGGCGGAACACTGTCCGACGAGGCCATCGACTGGGTCATCGACGCCTACACGCGCGGGGAGGTCGCCGAGGCGCAGATGTCCGCGCTGCTGATGGCGATCTTCCTCCGGGGTATGACCGGCCATGAGATCGCGCGGTGGACCGCGGCGATGATCGCGTCGGGCGAGCGACTGGACTTCAGCGACCTGCGCCGGGACGGGAAGCCGCTCGCGCTGGTCGACAAACACTCGACAGGCGGTGTCGGGGACAAGATCACGATCCCGTTGGTGCCGGTCGTCATGGCGTGTGGCGGCGCGGTACCGCAGGCGGCCGGGCGTGGACTCGGACACACCGGTGGCACGCTCGACAAACTGGAATCCATCCCGGGGTTCACCGCCGAGATCACCAAAAGCCAGATCCGGCAACAACTCTGCGATCTCGGGGCGGCGATCTTCGCCGCCGGGGAATTGGCGCCCGCCGACCGCAAGATCTACGCCCTGCGCGACGTGACGGCGACGACGGAGTCGCTGCCGTTGATCGCGAGCTCGGTGATGAGCAAGAAGATCGCCGAGGGGACGAAGGCGCTGGTGCTCGACTCCAAGGTCGGGTCGGGTGCGTTCCTCGACAGTGAGGCCGAGTCGCGGGAGTTGGCTCGCACCATGGTCGAGCTCGGCGTCGAGCACGGTGTGCAGACCCGCGCGCTGCTCACCGACATGCAGACCCCGCTGGGCCGGACCGTCGGCAACGCCGTCGAGGTCGTCGAGTCCCTGGAGGTGCTCGCCGGCGGCGGGCCCGACGATGTCGTCGAGCTGACCCTGGCGTTGGCGAGGGAGATGTGCGACGTCGCAGGGCTCGACGGCGTCGACCCCGCGCAGACGTTGCGCGACGGGACCGCGATGGACCGGTTCCGCGACCTGGTCGCCGCCCAGGGTGGCGACGTGGGCAGTCTCGATGCCGCGATGTTGCCACTCGGTCAGCACACCGAAACCATCAGTGCCCCGCGCAGTGGCACGATGGGAGACATCGACGCGATGGCGGTGGGTCTGGCGGTGTGGCGGCTCGGAGCGGGACGCTCGGTACCCGGCGAGCAGGTGCAGTTCGGCGCGGGGATGCGGATCCATCGCAAACCCGGCGAGGCCGTCGCCGCCGGCGAGCCGCTGTTCACCCTCTACACCGAGACCCCGCACCGGCTTGCCGCCGCGGCGTCCGAACTCGACGGCGCCTGGAGCGTCGGCGACCACGCACCGCCCACGCGTCCACTCATCATCGACCGGATCAGCATGTAG
- a CDS encoding adenosine deaminase, translating into MTTPLTLENIRRAPKALLHDHLDGGLRPSTVLELAEQYGYDDLPAHDADELAEFFRTAAHSGSLVRYLEPFAHTVGVMQNHDALHRVARECVEDLADDNVVYAEIRFAPELHIDGGLSLDAVVEAVLAGFADGEKAAAAAGRTITVRCLVTAMRHAARSREIAALAIRFRDQGVVGFDIAGAEAGYPPSRHLDAFEYMRSNNARFTIHAGEAFGLPSIHEAIAFCGADRLGHGVRIVDDIDMDAEGGPKLGRLAALLRDKRIPFEMCPSSNVQTGAVASIAEHPFDRLARLRFRVTVNTDNRLMSDTTMSLEMLRLVEAFGYGWSDLERFTINAMKSAFISFPERLAIIDEVIKPRYAVLVG; encoded by the coding sequence GTGACGACGCCGTTGACGCTGGAGAACATCCGCCGCGCCCCCAAGGCGCTGCTGCACGATCACCTCGACGGCGGACTGCGGCCGTCGACGGTCCTGGAACTGGCCGAGCAGTACGGCTATGACGATCTGCCCGCCCACGACGCCGACGAGTTGGCCGAGTTCTTCCGGACCGCGGCCCACAGCGGCTCGCTGGTGCGCTACCTCGAACCGTTCGCGCACACCGTCGGCGTCATGCAGAACCACGACGCCCTGCACCGCGTCGCCCGTGAATGCGTCGAAGACCTCGCCGACGACAACGTCGTCTACGCCGAGATCCGGTTCGCCCCCGAACTGCACATCGACGGTGGCCTGTCGCTGGACGCCGTCGTCGAGGCGGTGCTGGCCGGTTTCGCCGACGGGGAGAAGGCTGCGGCCGCCGCGGGACGGACGATCACGGTGCGCTGCCTCGTCACCGCGATGCGTCACGCGGCGCGCTCCCGCGAGATCGCCGCGCTGGCGATCCGATTCCGGGATCAGGGCGTGGTCGGTTTCGACATCGCCGGCGCCGAAGCCGGCTATCCGCCGTCGCGACACCTCGACGCGTTCGAGTACATGCGGAGCAACAACGCGCGGTTCACCATTCACGCCGGCGAGGCGTTCGGTCTGCCGTCGATCCACGAGGCGATCGCGTTCTGCGGCGCCGACCGGCTGGGCCACGGCGTCCGCATCGTCGATGACATCGACATGGACGCCGAGGGCGGCCCGAAGCTCGGCCGGCTCGCGGCGCTGTTGCGGGACAAGCGGATTCCGTTCGAGATGTGCCCGAGCTCCAATGTGCAGACCGGTGCGGTCGCCAGCATCGCCGAGCATCCGTTCGACCGGCTGGCCCGGCTGCGGTTCCGGGTGACGGTCAACACCGACAACCGGTTGATGAGCGACACCACGATGAGCCTGGAGATGCTGCGGCTGGTGGAGGCGTTCGGCTACGGGTGGAGCGACCTCGAACGGTTCACGATCAACGCGATGAAGTCGGCGTTCATCTCGTTCCCCGAGCGGCTCGCGATCATCGACGAGGTGATCAAGCCGCGCTACGCGGTGCTCGTGGGCTGA
- the satS gene encoding protein export chaperone SatS: protein MAADIVPIGLTLTKGDVYTLWAPRWRADGDEWEAFLGKDEDLYVLESVADLAAFVRTNNDNDLVDHPAWTKLTEANAHRLTPTESNTHDLVVLEELLAQKPTEAGVSALYGALAVVSSMGSVCELPAVTKFFNGNPVLGTVGGGVEAFAGRAGKKRWAEIEKIIARGWDKVIEALDEIITIPEVDSAAVAKAQAELDADAPEPDEELVIDDVVDTPEESDDLAAEAETKVLGSDKDFWERVGIDPIRIMMTGGTYFTLRCYFDDRPIFLGRNGRISVFPSERALARYLADEHDHDLSDLATYDDIRTAATDGSLRVDVTDDNVYVLTDIVDDLAEGPDALDHDQIELAVELLRDIGDYSEEATVDTKLAPDTALGRVIFHVLEPGKVARPNAPFADAVTQWESLERFVESRLRSET, encoded by the coding sequence ATGGCTGCTGACATCGTGCCCATCGGGCTGACGCTGACCAAGGGCGACGTCTACACGTTGTGGGCGCCCCGGTGGCGCGCGGACGGTGACGAGTGGGAGGCGTTCCTCGGTAAGGACGAAGACCTCTACGTCCTCGAATCGGTCGCTGACCTGGCGGCCTTCGTGCGTACCAACAACGACAACGATCTCGTCGACCATCCGGCTTGGACGAAGTTGACCGAGGCGAACGCACACCGCCTCACTCCCACCGAGTCGAACACCCACGACCTGGTCGTGCTGGAGGAACTGCTCGCGCAGAAGCCCACCGAGGCCGGCGTCAGCGCCCTGTACGGCGCGCTCGCGGTGGTGTCGTCGATGGGGTCGGTGTGCGAGCTTCCCGCCGTCACCAAGTTCTTCAACGGAAACCCCGTCCTGGGCACCGTCGGCGGCGGGGTCGAGGCGTTCGCCGGTCGCGCCGGCAAGAAGCGGTGGGCGGAGATCGAGAAGATCATCGCCAGGGGCTGGGACAAAGTCATCGAGGCGCTCGACGAGATCATCACCATCCCCGAGGTCGACAGCGCCGCCGTCGCGAAGGCGCAGGCGGAGCTCGACGCGGACGCTCCCGAGCCCGACGAAGAGCTCGTCATCGATGACGTCGTCGACACCCCGGAGGAGTCCGACGACCTCGCCGCCGAGGCCGAGACCAAGGTGCTGGGCAGCGACAAGGACTTCTGGGAGCGCGTCGGCATCGACCCGATCCGCATCATGATGACCGGCGGGACCTACTTCACGCTGCGCTGCTACTTCGACGACCGGCCGATCTTCCTCGGCCGCAACGGCCGCATCAGCGTGTTCCCGTCCGAGCGCGCGCTGGCCCGCTACCTGGCCGACGAACACGACCACGACCTGTCGGACCTGGCGACCTACGACGACATCCGGACCGCCGCGACCGACGGTTCGCTGCGCGTCGACGTCACCGACGACAACGTCTACGTGCTGACCGACATCGTCGACGACCTCGCCGAGGGCCCCGATGCGCTGGACCACGACCAGATCGAACTGGCCGTGGAGCTTCTGCGCGACATCGGCGACTACTCGGAGGAGGCGACGGTCGACACCAAGCTCGCGCCCGACACGGCGCTGGGCCGCGTGATCTTCCACGTGCTCGAGCCGGGCAAGGTCGCGCGGCCGAACGCCCCGTTCGCCGACGCGGTGACGCAGTGGGAGTCGCTGGAGCGGTTCGTCGAGTCCCGGCTGCGCAGCGAGACGTAG
- a CDS encoding LLM class F420-dependent oxidoreductase → MRLGLHGLGIGAGAQRTVIDAVAASAERSGFETLWFGDQVVMADEEGPHHPYSDDGEIPASAQTDWLDPLIALSFAAAATNRIELATGVLVLPERNPVITAKQAASLDRMTGGRLTLGVGVGISPQEYDVLGVPFADRGGRLAEYVGAMRALWRDDVASFAGRYVAFDGVRANPKPQGRSIPVVLGGNSDAALRRVAEWGDGWYGFDLADVEEAAFRASKLRSMCREVGRDPTELKLSVALHDPVPADAVRLADAGIDELVLVAGPPADPIAAEAWIADLAGQWMRVRT, encoded by the coding sequence ATCAGACTCGGCCTTCACGGCCTCGGGATCGGCGCGGGTGCGCAGCGCACCGTGATCGATGCCGTCGCCGCGTCGGCCGAACGGTCGGGCTTCGAGACGCTGTGGTTCGGTGACCAGGTCGTGATGGCCGACGAGGAGGGTCCGCACCATCCCTACAGCGACGACGGGGAGATCCCCGCGTCGGCGCAGACCGACTGGTTGGACCCGTTGATCGCGCTGAGTTTCGCCGCTGCGGCCACCAACCGGATCGAGCTGGCCACCGGGGTGCTCGTGCTGCCGGAACGCAACCCGGTCATCACGGCCAAGCAGGCGGCGTCGCTGGACCGTATGACCGGCGGACGTCTGACGCTCGGCGTCGGGGTCGGGATCTCGCCACAGGAGTACGACGTGCTCGGTGTCCCGTTCGCGGACCGGGGCGGTCGCCTCGCCGAGTACGTCGGGGCGATGCGGGCGCTGTGGCGCGACGACGTCGCATCCTTCGCGGGTCGGTATGTGGCCTTCGACGGGGTGCGGGCGAACCCGAAACCGCAGGGCCGGTCGATCCCGGTGGTGCTGGGCGGTAACTCGGATGCGGCGCTGAGGCGTGTCGCCGAGTGGGGTGACGGTTGGTACGGCTTCGACCTCGCCGACGTCGAGGAGGCCGCGTTCCGGGCGTCGAAGCTGCGGTCGATGTGCCGGGAGGTCGGCCGCGACCCGACGGAGTTGAAGCTGTCGGTCGCGTTGCACGATCCGGTGCCGGCCGACGCGGTCCGGCTCGCCGACGCCGGAATCGACGAGCTGGTGCTGGTGGCCGGGCCTCCCGCGGACCCGATCGCCGCCGAAGCGTGGATCGCCGACCTGGCGGGGCAGTGGATGCGGGTGCGCACGTAG
- a CDS encoding C40 family peptidase encodes MPSATVEALAAPIRRVQGLVGPGWSGDPAADPSGALAGVRQMLSDVAGSAGHAWRTVDDSWSGAGADAAASFASATTAAIDDAADRAGRLGVAAEDAAAAVAHAHRRLQQIVDEFESKAQALEQRLDDPGVARELLTAARDALGEAIAVVEELQAELDRQARIVDSAAPAGSPPTTPTTPAGWQSGSGTGGGPGGGFAPGSGGFGSSGATGEMAVFTRPDGTDTPDAAEFGEGVAVRLPDGTVVVAPNAVAANAVRHALTQLGVPYQWGGTTPGVGLDCSGLTQWAYREAGLDIPRLAQEQDIGGAVSGGSLLPGDLAVWDGHVAMVVGDGLMVEAGDPVQLSPIRTANAGQGFQGFWRPTV; translated from the coding sequence ATGCCGAGCGCGACGGTCGAGGCGCTGGCCGCGCCGATCCGCCGGGTGCAGGGACTCGTCGGTCCCGGGTGGTCCGGGGATCCGGCCGCCGACCCCTCCGGGGCTCTGGCCGGGGTGCGGCAGATGCTGAGCGACGTGGCCGGCTCCGCGGGACACGCGTGGCGGACCGTCGACGACAGTTGGTCGGGGGCAGGCGCCGACGCGGCCGCGAGCTTCGCCTCCGCCACCACCGCGGCCATCGACGACGCGGCCGACCGGGCGGGCAGGTTGGGCGTGGCCGCCGAGGACGCCGCCGCGGCCGTCGCGCACGCCCACCGTCGCCTCCAGCAGATCGTCGACGAATTCGAGAGCAAGGCACAGGCTTTGGAGCAGCGTCTCGACGATCCCGGGGTGGCGCGTGAACTGTTGACAGCAGCACGCGACGCGCTGGGCGAGGCCATCGCCGTGGTCGAGGAGCTCCAGGCCGAACTGGACAGGCAGGCGCGGATCGTCGACAGCGCCGCGCCGGCCGGTTCTCCGCCGACGACGCCGACGACGCCGGCGGGGTGGCAGTCCGGCAGCGGCACAGGCGGAGGGCCGGGTGGCGGATTCGCCCCTGGATCAGGGGGTTTCGGAAGCTCCGGGGCGACGGGCGAGATGGCGGTCTTCACCCGGCCGGACGGGACGGACACGCCGGACGCCGCGGAGTTCGGGGAGGGCGTCGCGGTGCGACTTCCCGACGGCACCGTCGTCGTCGCACCGAACGCGGTCGCCGCCAACGCCGTCCGGCACGCGTTGACCCAGCTCGGAGTGCCCTACCAGTGGGGTGGGACGACGCCGGGCGTCGGATTGGACTGCAGCGGTCTGACGCAGTGGGCGTACCGCGAAGCGGGACTCGACATACCCCGGTTGGCCCAGGAGCAGGACATCGGCGGCGCGGTGTCGGGGGGCTCGCTGCTACCGGGCGATCTCGCGGTGTGGGACGGCCACGTCGCGATGGTCGTGGGTGACGGACTGATGGTCGAAGCAGGTGACCCGGTCCAGCTGTCCCCGATCCGGACCGCCAATGCGGGGCAGGGGTTCCAGGGATTCTGGCGCCCGACGGTATGA
- a CDS encoding type VII secretion target, protein MPAHLSVETGLVHDYGVACATHAADLDAAAACLRGVAAGAAAAFGPVGAPFLASLTRAVAAESAALGRLSTSVDAGRAAATSCAQAYDLSDGDAASRLAGSI, encoded by the coding sequence ATGCCTGCTCACCTGTCGGTAGAGACCGGTCTGGTTCACGATTACGGCGTCGCCTGCGCGACGCACGCCGCCGACCTCGACGCCGCCGCGGCATGCCTACGCGGTGTCGCCGCCGGCGCGGCGGCCGCGTTCGGTCCGGTCGGCGCGCCGTTCCTCGCGTCGCTGACCCGCGCCGTCGCGGCGGAATCCGCGGCGCTCGGCAGGCTCAGCACGTCCGTCGACGCGGGTAGAGCCGCAGCGACGTCGTGTGCGCAGGCCTACGACCTCTCCGATGGCGACGCCGCCTCGCGTCTGGCCGGGTCCATCTGA